In a genomic window of Helianthus annuus cultivar XRQ/B chromosome 10, HanXRQr2.0-SUNRISE, whole genome shotgun sequence:
- the LOC110886077 gene encoding polyol transporter 5 — protein MADHKSEENGLSGKSNHLITDFDPPKPPKRNKYAFACAILASMTSVLLGYDIGVMSGAQKFIQRDFGCSDRQIEIMVGILNLYSLVGSAAAGRTSDWIGRRYTIVLAGAIFFIGAILMGVATNYAFLMVGRFVAGIGVGYALMIAPVYTAEVSPASARGFLTSFPEVFINAGIMFGYVSNYAFSKLPLHLGWRIMLGIGAIPSVILAVGVLGMPESPRWLIMQGRLGDAKIVLDKTSDSLEESKLRLADIKKAAGIPEDCNDDIVQVSKTSHGEGVWKELLIHPTPTVRHILVAALGIHFFQQASGIDAVVLYSPRIFEKAGIVKDTPQLLATIAVGFVKTVFILVGTFNLDKVGRRPLLLSSIIGMIVSLLTLGMALTIIDHSDHKITWAIALCIIAVLSFVACFSIGMGPITWVYSSEVFPLRLRAQGCSICVAVNRTTSGVITMTFISLYEAITIGGAFFVFTGIAAAGCVLFYTLFPETRGKNLEEVEDVFGTFFRWRSRQAELDRKKEAEMVAHKVQN, from the exons ATGGCCGACCACAAATCCGAAGAAAACGGTCTTTCGGGTAAGTCTAATCACCTTATCACTGACTTCGATCCACCAAAACCGCCGAAGAGGAACAAGTATGCTTTCGCCTGTGCCATATTGGCTTCCATGACTTCTGTCTTGCTTGGTTATG ATATTGGTGTGATGAGTGGGGCCCAAAAATTCATCCAAAGAGATTTTGGTTGTAGTGACAGGCAAATCGAGATCATGGTGGGTATTCTCAACCTATACTCGTTGGTCGGGTCAGCCGCCGCCGGGAGAACATCCGACTGGATTGGTCGCCGGTACACAATTGTGTTGGCTGGAGCTATTTTCTTCATCGGAGCAATCTTGATGGGGGTCGCTACAAACTACGCGTTTCTCATGGTTGGCCGGTTTGTCGCTGGTATCGGCGTAGGATACGCGCTTATGATTGCACCGGTGTACACAGCAGAGGTTTCGCCGGCGTCTGCTCGTGGCTTCCTCACTTCTTTCCCAGAAGTCTTCATTAACGCTG GTATAATGTTCGGGTATGTGTCAAACTATGCTTTCTCAAAGCTTCCGCTTCACTTGGGATGGCGAATCATGCTAGGAATCGGAGCCATCCCATCAGTAATCTTAGCCGTGGGTGTCTTAGGCATGCCCGAGTCACCCCGTTGGCTAATCATGCAAGGACGATTAGGTGATGCCAAAATCGTCCTTGATAAAACCTCCGACAGCTTGGAAGAATCCAAGCTTCGGTTGGCTGACATCAAGAAAGCAGCTGGCATCCCTGAAGACTGTAACGACGATATTGTCCAAGTATCTAAAACTAGCCACGGTGAGGGCGTATGGAAGGAGTTGTTGATCCATCCCACGCCCACCGTCCGCCATATTTTAGTAGCGGCCCTAGGCATCCATTTCTTCCAACAAGCGAGTGGAATCGACGCCGTCGTGTTATATAGCCCGAGAATCTTCGAGAAGGCAGGGATAGTCAAGGACACCCCGCagctactcgcaaccatagccGTTGGATTCGTGAAAACAGTGTTTATTCTAGTGGGCACGTTTAACCTTGACAAAGTCGGACGTCGACCACTATTGTTATCTAGCATTATTGGCATGATCGTATCGTTACTGACACTCGGTATGGCATTGACCATCATAGACCACTCCGATCACAAGATCACATGGGCTATAGCTCTCTGCATTATCGCAGTTTTATCATTCGTGGCGTGTTTTTCGATCGGGATGGGGCCAATTACCTGGGTGTACAGCTCTGAGGTGTTTCCGTTACGGTTGCGAGCACAAGGGTGTAGCATTTGTGTGGCAGTGAACAGGACGACAAGTGGGGTGATCACTATGACATTTATTTCCCTGTATGAGGCGATTACGATAGGCGGTGCGTTCTTTGTGTTTACCGGTATAGCGGCGGCGGGGTGTGTGCTCTTTTACACCCTGTTTCCGGAAACACGGGGTAAGAATCTAGAAGAAGTGGAGGATGTTTTTGGGACCTTTTTCCGGTGGAGGTCAAGACAGGCAGAATTGGACAGGAAGAAAGAGGCTGAGATGGTGGCTCATAAGGTCCAAAATTAA